In Lachnospiraceae bacterium, the DNA window ACACGAAGCTTTCTGGCAATGGAGCCGTCAGGGGTTATCCATTCTACAGTGATCAGTTCTGCAGATGGCACATGCCCGTCCATTTTGCTCATTTCCGTAAAGCTTATGATCTGGTTGTCTACAACACGGTGCAGTTTCTTTTCTGCCACAAAGGTCCCAATGCCCTGTTTGCGTACTACGAAACCGTCATCTGCCAGCAGTTCAATGGCTTTGCGCACAGTAATGCGGCTTACTTCAAAATGCTGGCTGAATTCTGCCTCTGTCATCAGCTTGTCCCCGGCTTTTAATTTACCGTCTGTGATCTGCTGTTTGATCTTTTCGGACAGCTGTTGGTAAAGAGGCACCATAGAATTTTTTATCATGAATATTTATTTCACTCCTAATACATTACATTTATATTGTTTTGCTT includes these proteins:
- a CDS encoding GntR family transcriptional regulator; this encodes MIKNSMVPLYQQLSEKIKQQITDGKLKAGDKLMTEAEFSQHFEVSRITVRKAIELLADDGFVVRKQGIGTFVAEKKLHRVVDNQIISFTEMSKMDGHVPSAELITVEWITPDGSIARKLRVDENEKVLRIVRLRKNDDVPVMIEDSYYPKRMEFLLKENLLGSTYEFFHNHGLIPTHSVKTVEICYATPEEAQRLGVPEKHALLLQKDEVFDQDNEVLHYSKLLTNPQRYRLTIVT